The following coding sequences lie in one Candidatus Eisenbacteria bacterium genomic window:
- a CDS encoding energy transducer TonB, producing MIRAGRYYCETDPPYRKRLIITLAAAILLHLFLAALIPRSWWGGEEAPHPAMIGPARPALEISEQFPIHAKIRRESRPRLTAGALQMIHIEIIPDPSDQRARRTARPEPELIHPTPAPAEKDPTLLAARKNLEMEGGLNPRQTTIIELGEDLSPTSSSPLSAQSEDFAILRMVRPAYPEISIIQYVEGRIRVRARVDSKGRVLDVWVVDSEVDLFCENSVKAAVRQWLFKPLQKNGRNISFTVMIPFRFQLED from the coding sequence ATGATTCGAGCGGGACGTTACTACTGCGAAACCGATCCGCCATACCGGAAACGGCTCATCATAACTCTTGCCGCCGCAATCCTTCTCCATCTCTTTCTTGCAGCTCTGATCCCCCGGTCCTGGTGGGGTGGGGAGGAAGCTCCCCATCCGGCCATGATCGGTCCCGCCCGCCCCGCGCTGGAGATCTCTGAGCAGTTTCCCATTCACGCCAAGATCCGCAGGGAATCACGACCCCGTCTCACCGCGGGCGCCCTGCAAATGATCCATATCGAGATCATTCCCGACCCGTCCGATCAGCGCGCCCGGAGAACGGCACGGCCTGAACCTGAACTCATTCACCCAACGCCCGCTCCCGCAGAGAAGGATCCGACGCTCTTGGCTGCCCGCAAAAATCTGGAAATGGAGGGAGGTCTCAATCCCCGCCAAACAACGATCATTGAGCTGGGCGAGGATCTATCCCCCACCAGTTCATCCCCGCTAAGCGCTCAAAGTGAGGACTTCGCGATTTTACGAATGGTTCGGCCGGCTTATCCTGAAATTTCAATTATACAATATGTTGAAGGACGGATCCGGGTCCGGGCGCGCGTTGATTCCAAGGGAAGGGTCCTCGATGTTTGGGTTGTTGATTCCGAGGTCGATCTATTTTGTGAAAACTCCGTCAAAGCAGCCGTCAGGCAATGGTTATTCAAACCTCTTCAGAAAAATGGAAGGAACATATCCTTCACCGTGATGATCCCGTTCCGGTTCCAACTCGAAGACTAA
- a CDS encoding SPOR domain-containing protein codes for MVNREPYATSPAQLSEECGLPLLGQFEPESRFLERLGHLGEFALDPMRSAHIYHAILDTLGNPARPPVLWIASLPGSWEQAPCAVGIAETACSISEGAILAQVGDMHLPAPAGAVERLNEGVQSFVDNLMGRPMQFWRSDLAGVSRALPAPESDDPIPTMNLPEGDPEKGNRAVLVLSPVEEEGWNPPSHIVDAVLLVVSYRDHPLSHILWAKERIRSAGHRLVGLVAAGSSDGSKDLPSTPPARSRPAPPPPPPSPPPAGPESIPTPPPAPAKQIPKPPRRPLPPVPSGSESVVRVDWAARFSSGQSRGRKIVRRIARSWPWILVLGLIGGFAYTKFKPILSSPTGGEMGAAGDSSTLNGSTVSVDSVSAFRRDIAAAEEATPPAVLSPPLDGDEPETGAPSGSTMTPEVTPPAPSTPEASPERMEAVSESVKSAEDIPAEKIPVKEISAEEIPVEKIREEDRDWKAIDQKTLEDESWAAGEQRTRELETRIVIPPPIIAGDAVNSEAEGRPSEGEPAESLKADWVPEITEEDEGLPVDLPGWDDNRKQTPAPDTKNLSENQIPGLDPSLYPLTVQVAAFQSGDGALFEVDRLDALGYPADTLWVTLPEKGRYCRVVTGSFRNPEAALLLVKELQGHPDVGQAFIVTRGGRGNILWSLSHR; via the coding sequence ATGGTCAATAGGGAACCATATGCGACCAGCCCGGCACAGCTTTCTGAGGAATGTGGCCTTCCTCTGCTGGGCCAGTTCGAACCCGAATCCCGATTCCTGGAGCGTCTCGGGCATCTCGGGGAATTCGCATTGGACCCGATGCGTTCGGCTCACATCTATCATGCTATCCTCGACACCTTAGGAAATCCCGCCCGGCCGCCCGTTCTCTGGATCGCCTCATTGCCCGGATCGTGGGAGCAGGCGCCCTGCGCTGTTGGAATAGCGGAGACAGCCTGTTCGATCAGTGAAGGGGCGATACTGGCTCAGGTCGGGGATATGCATCTCCCGGCGCCGGCCGGGGCGGTTGAGAGGCTCAATGAGGGGGTTCAGTCGTTTGTCGACAACCTGATGGGCCGGCCGATGCAATTTTGGCGAAGCGATCTCGCCGGTGTCTCCCGCGCCCTGCCCGCACCGGAGTCGGATGATCCCATTCCGACGATGAACCTGCCGGAGGGGGATCCTGAAAAGGGCAACCGGGCTGTCTTGGTCCTATCGCCTGTTGAGGAAGAGGGTTGGAATCCACCTTCTCATATTGTTGATGCGGTTTTATTGGTTGTCTCCTACAGGGATCATCCTCTCTCTCACATTTTGTGGGCCAAGGAGCGGATCCGATCAGCCGGGCATCGTCTGGTAGGCCTTGTTGCCGCGGGATCAAGCGACGGTTCCAAAGATCTTCCCTCAACTCCCCCGGCAAGATCCAGACCCGCGCCTCCACCTCCGCCTCCGTCTCCGCCACCAGCCGGGCCGGAATCCATACCAACGCCCCCCCCCGCACCGGCCAAGCAGATCCCAAAGCCACCCCGGAGACCATTGCCGCCGGTCCCCTCGGGTAGTGAATCCGTAGTGAGGGTTGATTGGGCGGCCCGCTTTAGCTCAGGGCAATCAAGAGGCCGGAAGATCGTTCGGCGGATCGCCCGCTCATGGCCCTGGATCCTGGTCCTTGGCCTCATCGGCGGGTTTGCTTATACAAAGTTTAAGCCGATTTTGAGCTCTCCGACAGGTGGCGAGATGGGGGCGGCCGGCGATTCGTCCACCCTCAATGGATCGACGGTTTCGGTCGATTCGGTCTCCGCCTTCAGGCGAGATATCGCCGCCGCCGAGGAGGCGACCCCACCTGCCGTACTCTCTCCTCCGTTGGATGGAGATGAACCCGAAACAGGGGCGCCGTCGGGATCAACGATGACGCCGGAAGTGACACCACCGGCTCCATCGACGCCGGAAGCAAGCCCTGAACGAATGGAAGCCGTTTCGGAATCGGTGAAGTCGGCTGAGGATATACCGGCTGAGAAGATACCGGTCAAGGAGATATCGGCTGAGGAGATACCGGTCGAAAAGATCCGGGAGGAGGATCGGGATTGGAAGGCCATCGATCAGAAAACTCTCGAAGATGAGAGTTGGGCCGCCGGCGAGCAGCGAACCCGTGAGTTGGAAACGCGGATCGTCATCCCACCACCGATCATTGCAGGAGACGCCGTGAATTCTGAGGCCGAAGGCCGGCCGAGTGAAGGCGAACCGGCCGAAAGCCTGAAGGCAGACTGGGTTCCTGAGATTACTGAGGAGGATGAGGGGCTACCGGTTGATCTTCCAGGTTGGGATGACAATCGTAAACAAACGCCGGCTCCGGACACGAAGAATCTTTCGGAAAACCAGATTCCAGGGTTGGATCCTTCACTTTATCCCCTTACTGTACAAGTCGCTGCATTCCAGAGCGGGGATGGGGCGCTGTTTGAGGTGGACAGGCTCGATGCCCTGGGGTATCCGGCTGATACGCTTTGGGTCACACTTCCAGAAAAGGGCCGGTACTGCCGGGTAGTGACGGGGAGTTTCAGGAATCCTGAAGCGGCTCTCTTGCTGGTGAAAGAGTTACAGGGACATCCCGATGTCGGGCAGGCTTTTATTGTGACCCGGGGCGGGCGGGGCAATATCCTCTGGTCCCTGAGCCATCGTTAG
- the fusA gene encoding elongation factor G, whose amino-acid sequence MAKPTRLSRIRNIGIIAHIDAGKTTTTERILFYTGVSHHIGEVDEGSTTTDWMEQERERGITITSAAITCQWRDHQINIVDTPGHVDFTAEVERSLRVLDGAVVVLCGVGGVEPQTEVVWRQAQHYRVPSIILINKMDRQGADFEKVLSDIREKLEVIPIPLNIPVGSGDTFDGVLDLLSRTHLRWDRESRGREILETPISAAFEKIVEKGRQELFEAVAGEDEAMLDQFISGEELQWEDIYRVLRKATLNRTLIPVFSGAALRDAGIQPVMNGIVDFLPAPDEVPAPRGPDPRTGEIVVRHPTVQDPFCGLAFKTHTDQDRRRSCFIRIYSGKMVEGQTILNVRAGEKDRVARLYRVSADKRKRIPEGLPGDIVVATGLKHSTTSETLTDPDYPVALEAMIFPEPVVSAALEARHGGEEEKIQTALEALARDDPTFIVRIDDQTGQRVISGMGELHLEILEDRLVREFNLKIRVGKPQVSYRESISETVKSEGRFQKVLGGSEQFGEVTLMLRPRARGTGNEFINSITEDLIPAPFINVIESAVREGLGSGIRLGYPIVDVEVELIGCSHNENSSSELGYRNATLMALRDGCEKAGPILLEPNMRLELTYPTEFTGSVLTGLASRGGRVLGTETRENFQIVKARVPLARMFGYATDLRSVTQGRGGYSMMLDRFEEVSDPEAKHISY is encoded by the coding sequence ATGGCTAAACCGACACGACTTTCCAGGATCCGGAATATCGGCATCATTGCCCACATCGATGCGGGCAAGACGACGACGACGGAGAGAATCCTCTTTTACACAGGAGTTTCCCACCATATCGGTGAGGTTGACGAGGGATCCACGACGACCGATTGGATGGAGCAAGAACGGGAGCGGGGGATCACCATTACATCGGCGGCCATCACCTGTCAGTGGCGCGACCATCAGATCAATATTGTCGACACACCGGGTCATGTGGATTTCACCGCTGAGGTTGAACGCAGTCTCCGCGTTCTCGATGGCGCTGTTGTTGTCCTTTGTGGTGTGGGTGGTGTTGAACCCCAAACCGAAGTTGTCTGGCGACAAGCTCAACATTACCGTGTTCCCTCGATTATTTTGATCAACAAAATGGACCGCCAGGGCGCTGATTTTGAAAAGGTTCTAAGTGATATCCGGGAGAAGCTGGAAGTTATTCCTATTCCTCTCAATATCCCTGTCGGGTCGGGTGATACATTCGACGGTGTTCTCGATCTGCTGAGCCGCACTCATCTCCGTTGGGATAGGGAGAGCCGGGGACGAGAGATTTTGGAGACGCCGATTTCAGCGGCGTTTGAAAAGATTGTGGAGAAGGGACGGCAAGAGCTCTTCGAAGCCGTCGCCGGTGAAGATGAAGCAATGTTGGATCAGTTTATTTCAGGCGAGGAACTCCAATGGGAGGATATTTACAGGGTTCTGAGAAAGGCGACATTGAATCGAACCCTTATACCTGTCTTTTCCGGGGCGGCCCTCAGAGACGCCGGTATCCAACCCGTGATGAACGGGATTGTCGATTTTCTGCCCGCCCCTGATGAGGTCCCGGCTCCCCGGGGTCCCGATCCGCGAACCGGTGAGATTGTCGTCCGCCATCCTACCGTACAGGATCCCTTTTGCGGTTTGGCGTTCAAAACACATACCGATCAGGATAGGCGGCGGAGTTGCTTTATCCGGATTTACTCCGGAAAGATGGTTGAGGGCCAAACGATCCTCAATGTACGGGCCGGCGAAAAGGACCGTGTCGCCCGTCTCTACCGCGTGTCGGCCGACAAACGCAAGAGAATCCCGGAGGGACTTCCTGGGGACATCGTTGTTGCCACCGGTTTGAAGCACAGTACGACCAGTGAGACGCTCACCGATCCCGATTACCCGGTGGCGCTGGAAGCCATGATCTTTCCTGAACCGGTTGTCTCCGCGGCGCTGGAGGCGCGGCATGGTGGGGAAGAGGAGAAGATTCAGACCGCCCTCGAGGCGCTGGCCAGGGACGATCCGACCTTTATTGTTCGGATTGATGATCAGACCGGGCAAAGAGTGATTTCCGGCATGGGGGAACTTCATCTCGAAATTCTGGAGGATCGACTTGTGCGTGAGTTCAACCTCAAGATTCGAGTCGGGAAGCCGCAGGTCAGCTACCGGGAGAGCATCAGCGAGACCGTCAAAAGCGAGGGGCGCTTCCAAAAAGTCCTTGGCGGGAGCGAGCAGTTTGGAGAGGTCACCCTGATGCTGCGCCCGCGCGCCCGGGGGACAGGAAACGAGTTTATCAACTCAATAACCGAGGATCTAATCCCTGCGCCGTTCATCAATGTTATTGAGAGCGCGGTGAGGGAGGGGTTGGGATCCGGGATCCGCCTTGGTTATCCCATTGTTGATGTCGAGGTCGAATTGATCGGATGTTCCCACAATGAAAACAGCTCATCCGAATTAGGTTATCGCAATGCGACATTGATGGCTCTTCGGGATGGATGCGAGAAAGCGGGTCCCATCCTTCTCGAGCCGAATATGAGATTGGAACTCACCTATCCAACGGAATTTACGGGAAGCGTGCTGACCGGATTGGCGTCTCGTGGAGGGCGTGTTCTGGGAACGGAGACACGGGAAAACTTCCAGATCGTCAAGGCCCGCGTCCCACTGGCGCGGATGTTCGGCTATGCGACCGATCTCCGAAGCGTCACCCAAGGACGCGGCGGCTACTCCATGATGTTGGATCGTTTCGAAGAAGTGTCGGATCCTGAAGCAAAGCATATATCATATTAG
- a CDS encoding ABC transporter substrate-binding protein: MNKSILGAISRSAIRVVPALVMLLSITSLEAQVKVGILAPLNGPDAPVGVALANGVDLALSYQARSRHADVSLFVEDTSGGEAEAIQKALNLLDQNDVDLLLGEIWSSRTLAVAGVARARDVLMISPVASDPAVGRVGQGIYSLAVSRIRQMERLLVYAKESLEVKRPALFYSDAEDGRALRDIVTDIWISLGMPSPRRFAYTPGQHDFVQDVEEALSGGADAIIALGSSRETLSLVSHASQKGFLGPYLGLETLGTDENIHLLQERLCLAAYADDSYAVTLPGGENPDAFDQVYRQQFGTAADRFARHGFLSMLLLYQIISSSGESIEALEGGLENLRDPMEPGRKRVLNPPETMARVQLISIEGGVVKSVW; encoded by the coding sequence ATGAATAAATCGATTCTTGGCGCTATATCCCGCTCCGCCATCCGGGTGGTCCCCGCGCTGGTGATGCTTCTGTCCATCACTTCTCTGGAAGCTCAAGTCAAGGTGGGGATCCTTGCCCCTTTGAATGGACCCGATGCCCCTGTCGGCGTGGCCTTGGCCAACGGCGTCGATCTGGCCCTCTCCTATCAAGCGCGGAGTCGCCATGCTGATGTGAGTCTCTTCGTGGAGGACACCTCCGGCGGCGAGGCGGAGGCGATCCAGAAGGCGTTGAATCTTCTTGATCAGAATGATGTGGATCTTCTTTTGGGTGAAATTTGGTCATCCCGAACACTGGCTGTCGCCGGCGTCGCCCGCGCGCGGGATGTTCTAATGATTTCTCCGGTGGCCAGCGATCCCGCTGTGGGGAGGGTCGGTCAAGGGATCTACTCCCTCGCTGTTTCGAGGATCCGGCAGATGGAGCGTCTGCTGGTGTATGCCAAGGAGTCTCTCGAAGTGAAACGGCCGGCGCTGTTTTACTCTGACGCCGAAGATGGGCGGGCTCTAAGAGATATCGTTACGGATATTTGGATTTCTCTCGGCATGCCTTCACCCCGCCGGTTCGCTTATACACCCGGCCAGCATGATTTTGTACAAGATGTCGAAGAGGCTCTATCCGGCGGAGCCGATGCGATCATTGCGCTGGGTTCCTCACGGGAGACTCTGTCGCTGGTTTCGCATGCTTCTCAAAAGGGCTTTCTCGGCCCTTATCTCGGTTTGGAGACATTGGGCACGGACGAAAATATACATCTACTCCAGGAGCGTCTTTGTCTGGCGGCTTATGCCGACGATTCCTATGCGGTAACCCTGCCGGGCGGTGAGAATCCCGACGCTTTTGACCAAGTTTATCGGCAGCAGTTTGGAACAGCGGCGGATCGCTTTGCGCGTCACGGTTTTTTGAGCATGCTGCTGCTCTATCAAATCATCTCTTCCAGCGGTGAATCAATTGAAGCGCTGGAGGGGGGGCTGGAGAATCTCCGGGATCCGATGGAGCCCGGACGCAAACGTGTTCTGAATCCGCCTGAAACAATGGCCCGCGTGCAGCTCATATCGATTGAAGGCGGCGTAGTGAAGAGTGTCTGGTAG
- the selA gene encoding L-seryl-tRNA(Sec) selenium transferase: MGGTEESLRRIPGVDRILETDLISQVLARRDRGLVVAAIREVLAETREHIRQRGRQASVPSVDEMAREAALRLDKKWSGTLRHVINATGIILHTNLGRAPLGLQAQQAVHEVIAGYCSLEMDLETGRRRSRLSRVTSMLADLTQAPAAMAVNNNAAAVYTILHIFAKDRPVAISRGEQVEIGGSFRLPDIIEASGARLMEVGTTNRTRIEDYAKAIERGAALILKVHPSNYTIQGFTEDTAAADIAQITRAAGIPFVFDLGSGSLDQQPEGVRGNESSIQDMLKAGADLVTSSGDKLLGGPQAGLIFGGADLIDRIKRHPLARVVRLDKILLCALEATLATISLGAPGWSRLPLQQVMARSLEELEAMGRRLRERLMNHLDQDWSIETAVTDIAVGGGSLPGEYLPSRALKIGHPDWSAERLAACLRAATPPIIGRIVEDQLHLDLRTLLEEDLQELPEVLAGAVRKDRKG, translated from the coding sequence ATGGGAGGGACTGAAGAGTCCCTGCGAAGGATTCCTGGTGTGGATAGGATCCTCGAGACGGACCTTATATCGCAAGTCCTGGCCCGAAGGGATCGGGGTCTCGTTGTCGCCGCGATTCGTGAAGTCCTGGCCGAGACCCGTGAACATATCCGGCAACGCGGTCGGCAGGCCTCCGTTCCTTCTGTCGACGAGATGGCGCGGGAGGCGGCACTGCGGTTAGACAAAAAGTGGTCCGGCACATTGCGACATGTCATCAATGCCACCGGAATTATCCTGCATACGAATCTCGGGCGGGCGCCCCTGGGTCTCCAGGCGCAACAGGCGGTGCATGAAGTCATCGCCGGCTATTGCAGCTTGGAGATGGATCTCGAAACCGGCCGCCGGCGGTCCCGTCTCTCCCGTGTTACGTCCATGCTGGCCGATTTAACGCAGGCCCCCGCGGCGATGGCGGTGAATAACAATGCCGCCGCTGTTTATACAATTCTCCATATTTTCGCGAAGGACCGCCCCGTGGCTATTTCGCGGGGGGAACAGGTTGAGATCGGCGGGTCATTCCGGCTGCCCGATATTATCGAAGCGAGCGGGGCGCGGTTGATGGAGGTGGGGACCACAAACCGGACGCGGATTGAAGATTATGCGAAGGCGATCGAACGGGGAGCGGCGCTCATCCTGAAAGTTCATCCCAGTAATTATACAATTCAGGGATTCACCGAGGACACTGCGGCCGCCGATATCGCCCAGATCACACGGGCGGCCGGGATCCCATTTGTTTTCGATCTGGGAAGCGGGTCATTGGATCAGCAGCCGGAGGGTGTGCGGGGGAATGAATCCTCGATCCAAGATATGTTAAAGGCAGGCGCCGATCTCGTCACATCGAGCGGGGACAAACTGCTCGGGGGGCCGCAGGCCGGATTGATCTTCGGCGGTGCGGATCTCATCGACCGGATCAAGCGGCATCCCCTCGCGCGAGTCGTCCGTCTTGATAAGATACTTCTTTGCGCCCTGGAGGCGACGCTGGCGACGATCTCTTTGGGAGCGCCGGGATGGAGCCGGTTGCCTCTGCAGCAAGTGATGGCGCGATCTCTCGAGGAGCTGGAGGCGATGGGCCGGCGGCTGCGGGAGCGTCTGATGAATCACCTCGATCAGGATTGGTCGATAGAGACGGCGGTGACGGATATCGCCGTCGGGGGTGGGAGCTTGCCGGGTGAATATCTTCCCAGCCGCGCGCTGAAGATCGGACATCCCGATTGGAGCGCCGAGCGTCTCGCCGCTTGTCTTAGAGCCGCCACTCCCCCCATCATTGGACGCATCGTCGAGGACCAGCTTCACCTGGACCTCCGCACCCTTCTGGAGGAGGATTTACAGGAGCTACCCGAGGTTCTGGCGGGCGCGGTCAGAAAAGATCGGAAGGGATAA
- the smc gene encoding chromosome segregation protein SMC encodes MFVEKLEFFGFKSFAQKTEMRFSPGLTGIVGPNGCGKSNVCDAFRWVLGEQNIRQIRGDSLQDVIFNGTRDVRPLGMAEVTITLNNQDGRLPIEFEHVAIRRRVFRSGESQFFINGTACRLKDIKTLFLDTGLGSFAYSVITRDMIDIVLSERDEARRNLFEEASGITRYKARRRETILKLDATERNLTRLQDILDVEEREMRSLARQVGKTRRYQRLRDRIRSLDLLRSHRLWEDLQHREAGMGDAHGEEARRRISLEAEISQKDARVETIQTMLLEKDREGEHLQSTLDEQQERVRTSSERILILRERGESLSGRIHSLGERMQGERRRREHAMERLGDLKPRQEIVEAEWKERDKEAKQAEEILNALDKQLKETKIELGRGQQKGLEGLEQEAQLRSMWMKTVERKEGFLKSIENIGRQRAALQERYDKIFSERELDAGKLGALKEEQEAAQENVEDADRQKQEQADLREKFSQRSAELQREWAAADSRLHLLEEQRRTFEGHLTGVRRLLEAAPDRFPGVRGALGDLVTVSPQWAGPVGLAMGEMVSWIVVDDLKTASAAMEWLREEGLGAVTFLPLDSLSSPSSELDSKDSLPIDALSASAEIRPIVTFLRTWICCVNSDEELPAPAQREAGRVWISATGRVHGASGWIRAAGAAVPGEDILRRGPAIIELQRQTEALEVERTALEERTEQLDRDVKALDVRYRELKDRLADLDRRVIVTERRVSEQDLELRILGAEKERLTNEEGELQEGVAATSHDLEGLAARREVLKRQEKNAEEELGHLSTLVRELEDKREAQQSRASEHRLETMRREGVLREVSSEVSRLEEECERLEASLTSMKTEEVECHREREEAHKELEELTRSIEILIRDRESQVKVLNDHRGERSRSQDELMGLEKEMRSLRSNLTQVQDTLREREVRLTQIQGEREQIRQSVLQEHQLDLGKPLPDPLPWSEEETALSEEAVDESLRGLRLRMNQLGPVNLLAITDYDEKKKHVLYLRDQRQDLDSARASLLEAIEKINTRARELFLETFGQVQEHFQGTFQSLFPGGEARLVLADDDPLEAEIDIQARPRGKKLESIRLLSTGERTLTATALLFALYLVKPSPFCILDEVDAPLDDPNTNRFIGMMRHFSHRTQFVLITHNKRTMEAGDVLYGVTMEELGISKIVSVRLREAQDFASDAPGPESSPPDGDSRPPETAS; translated from the coding sequence GTGTTTGTTGAAAAGCTCGAGTTCTTCGGTTTTAAATCATTCGCCCAGAAGACGGAAATGCGCTTCAGCCCTGGTCTGACCGGCATTGTCGGTCCCAATGGCTGCGGCAAATCAAATGTCTGCGATGCTTTTCGCTGGGTCTTGGGTGAACAGAATATCCGTCAGATTCGAGGGGATTCCCTGCAAGATGTAATTTTCAATGGCACCCGCGATGTCCGCCCTCTCGGCATGGCCGAAGTGACGATCACCTTGAACAATCAGGATGGCCGGTTGCCGATCGAATTTGAGCATGTGGCGATTCGCCGCCGCGTGTTCCGTTCGGGTGAAAGTCAATTCTTTATCAATGGGACGGCCTGCCGATTAAAAGATATTAAGACTCTTTTTCTCGATACCGGTCTCGGCAGTTTCGCCTATTCCGTCATTACGCGTGACATGATCGATATTGTACTTTCTGAGCGGGATGAAGCCCGGCGGAACCTCTTTGAGGAAGCGTCAGGGATCACGCGTTACAAAGCCCGCCGCCGCGAAACGATTCTAAAGCTTGACGCCACGGAAAGGAATCTGACGCGCCTTCAGGATATTCTCGATGTTGAAGAGCGGGAGATGCGCTCTCTGGCGCGCCAGGTCGGTAAAACACGCCGCTATCAGCGGCTGCGTGACAGGATTCGCAGTCTCGACCTTCTCCGTTCCCATCGGTTGTGGGAGGACCTGCAACACCGCGAGGCGGGAATGGGGGATGCGCACGGCGAGGAAGCTCGGCGCCGGATTAGTCTCGAGGCTGAGATTTCACAAAAGGATGCGCGCGTGGAGACGATCCAAACCATGCTTCTCGAGAAGGATCGTGAGGGTGAGCATTTGCAGTCGACGCTCGATGAGCAACAAGAGCGCGTCCGAACTTCGAGTGAGCGAATTCTCATTCTTCGCGAAAGAGGCGAGTCCCTGTCCGGCCGGATTCATTCCCTCGGCGAGCGGATGCAGGGGGAACGCCGCCGGAGAGAGCATGCGATGGAGCGGCTCGGAGATCTAAAGCCGCGCCAAGAGATCGTTGAAGCGGAGTGGAAAGAGCGCGACAAGGAAGCCAAACAGGCCGAGGAAATCCTCAATGCATTGGATAAACAGCTCAAAGAAACAAAAATTGAGTTGGGTCGCGGCCAGCAGAAGGGCTTGGAAGGATTAGAGCAGGAAGCCCAACTGCGCTCAATGTGGATGAAGACCGTTGAGAGAAAGGAGGGATTCCTCAAATCGATTGAAAATATCGGAAGGCAGCGCGCGGCTTTGCAGGAGCGGTATGACAAGATTTTCTCTGAAAGGGAATTGGATGCCGGGAAACTCGGCGCACTGAAGGAGGAGCAGGAGGCGGCTCAGGAAAATGTTGAAGACGCCGACCGGCAGAAACAGGAGCAGGCGGACCTCAGAGAGAAATTTTCGCAACGGAGCGCCGAGCTTCAAAGGGAGTGGGCCGCCGCCGACAGCCGTCTCCATCTCCTGGAAGAACAAAGGCGGACCTTTGAGGGACACTTAACCGGTGTCCGGCGTCTTCTCGAAGCGGCGCCCGATCGCTTTCCCGGTGTTCGCGGCGCCCTTGGCGATCTGGTGACGGTATCACCGCAGTGGGCCGGCCCCGTCGGTTTGGCCATGGGAGAGATGGTCAGTTGGATCGTTGTGGACGATCTCAAAACGGCTTCGGCCGCCATGGAATGGCTCCGGGAAGAGGGTCTTGGCGCGGTGACTTTCCTGCCCCTGGATTCCCTCAGCTCTCCATCATCCGAACTCGATTCGAAAGATTCCCTTCCGATCGACGCCTTGAGCGCCTCGGCCGAAATAAGACCGATCGTGACATTCCTCCGGACATGGATCTGTTGTGTGAATTCGGATGAGGAACTTCCCGCGCCGGCGCAACGGGAAGCGGGTCGTGTTTGGATTTCGGCGACAGGACGCGTGCATGGCGCCTCAGGCTGGATCCGGGCCGCCGGCGCCGCCGTTCCCGGAGAAGACATTTTGAGACGGGGACCGGCAATCATTGAGTTGCAGCGGCAAACTGAAGCATTAGAGGTGGAACGCACAGCACTGGAAGAGCGGACGGAACAGTTAGACCGGGACGTGAAGGCACTAGACGTTAGATATCGTGAATTGAAGGATAGACTGGCCGATCTTGACCGCCGGGTCATCGTCACCGAACGCCGTGTCTCCGAGCAGGATCTGGAATTGAGGATTCTCGGAGCAGAGAAGGAGCGTCTAACCAACGAGGAAGGAGAACTCCAAGAAGGTGTAGCGGCCACGAGTCACGATCTTGAAGGCCTGGCGGCGCGCCGGGAGGTTTTGAAACGCCAGGAGAAAAACGCCGAAGAGGAATTGGGCCATCTCTCCACTCTTGTGAGAGAACTTGAGGATAAACGGGAAGCCCAACAATCCAGAGCCTCCGAGCACCGTCTGGAAACGATGCGTCGTGAAGGTGTTCTTCGGGAAGTTTCTTCCGAGGTAAGCCGTCTCGAGGAGGAATGTGAACGTCTGGAAGCTTCTCTCACTTCAATGAAGACGGAAGAAGTAGAGTGCCACCGGGAAAGGGAAGAGGCGCACAAAGAGCTGGAAGAACTGACGCGCTCCATTGAAATTTTAATCCGTGACCGGGAATCCCAGGTGAAGGTCTTGAACGATCATCGGGGGGAAAGAAGCCGCTCACAGGATGAATTGATGGGATTGGAGAAAGAGATGCGCTCCCTCCGCTCCAATCTAACGCAGGTTCAAGACACATTGAGGGAACGAGAGGTTCGCCTGACGCAGATTCAGGGCGAGAGAGAACAGATCCGTCAATCGGTTCTTCAAGAGCATCAATTGGATCTCGGAAAACCTCTGCCCGATCCTCTGCCATGGTCGGAGGAAGAAACCGCGCTGAGCGAAGAAGCGGTCGACGAATCCCTGCGGGGACTCCGTTTGAGGATGAACCAGCTGGGGCCGGTGAATTTACTGGCCATCACCGACTATGATGAGAAAAAGAAACATGTTCTGTATCTCCGCGATCAACGGCAGGATTTGGATTCGGCCAGAGCCAGTCTGCTTGAGGCGATTGAAAAGATCAATACCCGGGCGCGGGAGCTCTTCCTCGAAACTTTTGGGCAGGTTCAAGAACATTTTCAGGGCACCTTCCAATCGCTCTTCCCCGGTGGTGAAGCCCGGCTGGTCTTGGCGGATGACGATCCTCTGGAAGCCGAAATTGATATTCAAGCCCGGCCGCGGGGAAAGAAACTGGAATCCATTCGCCTATTGTCTACCGGCGAGAGAACTTTAACAGCTACAGCATTATTGTTTGCCCTCTATTTGGTCAAGCCGAGCCCGTTCTGCATCCTCGATGAGGTCGATGCGCCTTTGGATGATCCCAATACCAATCGTTTCATTGGAATGATGCGCCACTTCAGTCATCGCACGCAGTTTGTTTTGATTACGCATAACAAAAGAACGATGGAGGCGGGAGATGTCCTCTATGGTGTAACGATGGAGGAACTCGGAATCTCAAAGATCGTTTCGGTGAGATTGCGTGAGGCTCAGGACTTTGCGTCCGATGCGCCCGGACCCGAATCCTCACCTCCCGACGGCGATTCCAGGCCTCCCGAGACGGCGTCCTAG